In the Topomyia yanbarensis strain Yona2022 chromosome 3, ASM3024719v1, whole genome shotgun sequence genome, one interval contains:
- the LOC131688260 gene encoding uncharacterized protein LOC131688260 — MDQFLQFKQYIEEVAASCRQRVQVIRKVASKNWGGDRRTLTKLYRATVLEKMLYGAPITSAGSNAVLQKLETIHNSGLRAICGAFHTSPISSIQAKVGIPSLRTLLDQRTAIFAARRLASVPDLEIPNDAETSAHENSSTDSNSSGELWNSIPVRPTATATARGKEILSSLQIQIPTLHRFILPTSAPWERIAPSVDKSLLQAVRNGATVAELVRTFLSRRATKYRHYSAVYTDGSKQASRCGYGVVCGDMVIRRRINGMCSIFDADSQAIKKALQWISHQRTGAYMICTDSLSAITALDRRKITSKWKDETVKLYKQITTQGTAVTFFWVPGHVGIHGNEREDREAKRSLQEQLTQEPLSFDDFKTIIKTRTLWTWNSTWLSTRSKMAEVKNSVLPYSEAFTAVRKEDVILARLRIGHIQITHCYLLERKEPPHCTMCDAPLSVKHILTECQGLETERRHAGLTNSIRESLADDINRAQKVLKFLKNIKLFNCI, encoded by the coding sequence ATGGACCAATTTCTACAGTTCAAACAATATATTGAAGAAGTAGCAGCATCATGTCGTCAACGAGTTCAAGTGATTCGAAAAGTTGCGTCAAAGAACTGGGGAGGCGATAGACGGACACTCACGAAACTATACCGTGCTACGGTGCTGGAAAAAATGTTGTACGGCGCACCAATAACATCAGCTGGTAGTAATGCAGTATTGCAAAAACTCGAGACAATCCACAACTCGGGGTTGAGGGCAATATGCGGTGCCTTCCACACAAGCCCAATATCAAGTATCCAAGCAAAAGTTGGTATTCCGAGCCTTAGAACACTGCTTGATCAGAGGACAGCTATATTCGCCGCAAGACGATTGGCAAGCGTACCAGATTTGGAGATTCCAAATGATGCAGAGACGTCGGCGCATGAAAACAGCAGTACAGACAGCAATAGTTCTGGAGAACTTTGGAATTCAATCCCAGTGCGCCCGACGGCCACAGCTACCGCAAGAGGAAAAGAGATCCTGAGTAGTTTGCAAATACAGATCCCCACACTACATCGATTCATATTACCAACCAGTGCACCATGGGAGCGAATTGCGCCATCCGTTGATAAAAGCCTTTTGCAAGCAGTGCGGAACGGAGCAACAGTTGCTGAACTAGTGCGAACGTTCCTTTCCAGACGAGCAACTAAATATAGACATTACAGTGCAGTATACACAGACGGCTCGAAGCAGGCAAGTAGGTGTGGATATGGAGTGGTCTGTGGGGACATGGTCATCCGCAGAAGAATCAACGGTATGTGCAGTATATTTGACGCTGATAGCCAAGCCATCAAAAAAGCCTTACAATGGATATCGCATCAACGAACAGGAGCGTACATGATCTGTACCGACTCTTTAAGTGCAATAACGGCTCTAGATAGACGAAAAATTACATCCAAATGGAAAGATGAGACTGTCAAACTCTACAAGCAAATAACTACACAAGGAACAGCTGTTACTTTCTTCTGGGTCCCAGGTCATGTTGGCATACACGGGAACGAGAGAGAAGATCGCGAAGCGAAGAGATCATTGCAGGAACAACTAACACAAGAACCACTGAGCTTTGATGACTTCAAAACGATCATCAAAACACGAACCTTGTGGACTTGGAATTCTACTTGGTTGTCTACAAGATCCAAAATGGCCGAAGTCAAAAATTCTGTCCTTCCATACTCGGAAGCTTTTACTGCTGTTCGAAAAGAAGACGTCATCTTAGCTCGGCTAAGGATAGGCCACATACAAATCACACACTGTTACTTGCTGGAGAGAAAGGAACCCCCGCATTGCACCATGTGCGATGCACCATTAAGCGTGAAACACATACTCACCGAGTGCCAAGGACTGGAAACCGAGAGAAGACACGCAGGACTGACCAACAGCATACGCGAATCGCTCGCCGACGATATCAATAGGgcacaaaaagttttgaaattcctAAAAAATATCAAACTCTTCAACTGTATATAG